A stretch of the Pseudomonas helvetica genome encodes the following:
- a CDS encoding multidrug efflux RND transporter permease subunit — MAFTDPFIRRPVLATVVSLLIVLLGFQAWSKLPLRQYPQMENALITVTTAYPGANAETIQGYITQPLQQSLASAEGIDYMTSVSRQNFSVISIYARIGSNSDRLFTELLAKANEVKNKLPKDAEDPVLSKEAAGASALMYMSFYSKELSNPQITDYLSRVIQPKLATLPGMAEAAILGNQVFAMRLWLDPVKLAGFGLSASDVGNAVRQYNFLSAAGEVKGEYVVTSINANTELKSAEAFAAIPLKIDGDSRVLLSDVARVEMGAENYNSVSSFGGTPSVYIGIKATPAANPLDVIKEVRKLMPELESQLPPTLKAEIAYDATLFIQASINEVVKTLFEAVLIVIVVVFLFLGALRSVLIPVVTIPLSMIGVMFFMQLMGYSINLLTLLAMVLAIGLVVDDAIVVVENIHRHIEEGKSPLSAALEGAREIAMPVVSMTITLAAVYAPIGFLTGLTGALFKEFALTLAGAVVISGIVALTLSPMMCALLLRHDENPSGLAHRLDLIFEGLKRRYQSVLHGTLNTRPVVLVFAVIVLCLIPVLLKFTKSELAPDEDQGVIFMMANAPQTANLDYLNTYTDEFLAIFKVFPEYYSSFQINGFNGVQSGIGGFLLKPWNERKRTQMQILPEVQQKLSSIAGLQIFGFNLPSLPGTGEGLPFQFVINTANDYEPLLELVNRVKKRALESGKFAFLDIDLAFDKPEVVVDIDRAKAAQMGVSMEDLGVTLSTLLAEAEINRFTIEGRSYKVIAQVERPYRDNPEWLSSYYVKNTKGELLPLSTLINISDRARPRQLNQFQQLNSAILSGVSTVSMGEAIDTVRQIAKEEAPPGYAFDYGGASRQFVQEGSALWVTFALALAIIFLVLAAQFESFRDPLVILVTVPLSICGALIPLFLGWSSMNIYTQVGLVTLIGLISKHGILIVQFANQLRRDKGLTPREAVEQAAAIRLRPVLMTTAAMVFGMVPLIIATGAGAVSRYDIGMVIATGMSIGTLFTLFVLPCIYTLLAKPDKP; from the coding sequence ATGGCTTTTACCGATCCGTTCATTCGCCGCCCGGTGCTCGCCACCGTGGTCAGCCTGCTGATTGTGCTGCTGGGTTTCCAGGCCTGGAGCAAACTACCGCTGCGCCAATATCCGCAAATGGAAAACGCGCTGATCACGGTGACCACGGCCTACCCCGGCGCCAACGCCGAAACCATTCAGGGCTACATCACCCAACCCTTGCAGCAAAGCCTGGCCAGCGCCGAAGGCATCGACTACATGACTTCGGTCAGCCGCCAGAACTTCTCGGTGATTTCAATCTATGCGCGCATCGGCTCCAACAGCGACCGGTTGTTCACCGAGCTGCTGGCCAAGGCCAACGAGGTCAAGAACAAGCTGCCCAAAGACGCTGAAGACCCGGTGCTGAGCAAGGAGGCCGCAGGTGCCTCGGCGCTGATGTACATGAGTTTTTACAGCAAGGAATTGAGCAACCCGCAGATCACCGACTACCTGTCGCGGGTGATCCAGCCCAAGCTCGCCACCCTTCCCGGCATGGCTGAAGCCGCCATTCTCGGCAATCAGGTGTTTGCCATGCGCCTTTGGCTAGACCCGGTAAAACTCGCCGGTTTCGGCTTGAGCGCCAGTGATGTCGGTAATGCAGTGCGCCAGTACAACTTTCTGTCCGCTGCCGGTGAAGTCAAAGGCGAGTACGTCGTCACCAGCATCAATGCCAACACTGAATTGAAGAGCGCCGAAGCCTTCGCCGCCATTCCGCTGAAAATCGACGGCGACAGCCGGGTACTGCTCAGCGACGTGGCGCGCGTGGAAATGGGCGCCGAGAACTACAACTCCGTCAGCTCCTTTGGCGGTACGCCGTCGGTGTACATCGGGATCAAGGCCACACCAGCTGCCAACCCGCTGGACGTCATCAAGGAAGTGCGCAAGCTCATGCCGGAGCTGGAATCCCAGCTGCCCCCCACTCTCAAGGCTGAAATCGCCTACGACGCCACGTTGTTCATTCAGGCCTCGATCAACGAAGTGGTGAAAACCCTCTTCGAAGCCGTGCTGATCGTGATTGTCGTGGTGTTCCTGTTCCTTGGCGCGCTGCGTTCGGTATTGATCCCGGTGGTGACCATTCCGTTGTCGATGATCGGTGTGATGTTCTTCATGCAACTGATGGGCTACTCGATCAACCTGCTGACGTTGCTGGCGATGGTGCTGGCCATCGGCCTGGTGGTGGACGACGCCATCGTCGTGGTCGAAAACATTCACCGACACATAGAAGAAGGTAAATCGCCGCTGAGCGCTGCCCTCGAAGGCGCCCGGGAAATCGCCATGCCGGTGGTCTCGATGACCATCACCCTGGCGGCGGTCTATGCGCCCATCGGCTTTCTGACGGGCCTGACCGGTGCTCTGTTCAAGGAGTTCGCGCTGACCCTGGCCGGCGCCGTGGTGATCTCCGGGATCGTTGCCCTGACGCTGTCGCCAATGATGTGCGCACTGCTTTTGCGTCACGATGAAAACCCGTCCGGCCTGGCCCATCGCCTCGATCTGATTTTCGAAGGGCTCAAGCGTCGTTATCAAAGTGTCCTGCACGGCACGCTCAATACCCGGCCGGTGGTGCTGGTGTTCGCCGTGATCGTGCTGTGCCTGATCCCGGTACTGCTCAAGTTCACCAAGTCGGAATTGGCACCGGATGAAGACCAGGGCGTCATTTTCATGATGGCCAACGCCCCGCAAACGGCCAACCTGGATTACCTGAATACCTACACCGACGAATTCCTCGCGATATTCAAGGTGTTTCCCGAGTACTACTCGTCCTTCCAGATCAACGGATTCAATGGCGTGCAGTCAGGTATTGGCGGTTTCCTGCTCAAACCCTGGAATGAGCGCAAACGAACCCAGATGCAGATTCTGCCTGAGGTGCAGCAAAAGCTTTCGAGCATCGCCGGCCTACAAATCTTCGGCTTCAACCTGCCCTCTCTTCCGGGCACGGGTGAAGGCTTGCCGTTCCAGTTTGTGATCAACACCGCCAATGACTACGAGCCATTGCTGGAGCTGGTCAATCGGGTGAAGAAGCGTGCCCTGGAGTCCGGCAAGTTCGCGTTCCTCGACATCGACCTGGCCTTCGACAAGCCCGAAGTGGTGGTGGATATCGACCGCGCCAAGGCCGCTCAAATGGGCGTCTCGATGGAGGATCTGGGCGTGACACTGTCGACGTTGCTGGCAGAAGCCGAGATCAACCGCTTCACCATCGAGGGGCGCAGTTACAAGGTCATCGCCCAGGTCGAACGGCCTTACCGGGACAATCCCGAGTGGCTGAGCAGCTACTACGTTAAAAACACCAAGGGTGAACTGTTGCCCCTGTCGACCTTGATCAACATCAGTGACCGCGCACGACCGCGACAGCTGAATCAGTTCCAGCAACTCAACTCAGCGATTCTTTCCGGCGTTTCGACGGTCAGCATGGGTGAGGCAATCGATACCGTGCGCCAGATCGCCAAAGAGGAAGCACCACCGGGTTATGCTTTCGATTACGGCGGCGCCTCGCGGCAGTTCGTTCAGGAAGGCAGCGCCTTGTGGGTGACCTTTGCCTTGGCACTGGCGATCATTTTCCTGGTGCTGGCGGCGCAGTTCGAAAGTTTCCGCGATCCATTGGTGATTCTGGTGACCGTGCCACTGTCGATTTGCGGTGCACTGATCCCGTTGTTCCTGGGCTGGTCGAGCATGAACATCTACACCCAGGTCGGGCTGGTGACCTTGATCGGACTGATCAGCAAACACGGGATCCTGATCGTCCAGTTCGCCAACCAGTTGCGCAGGGACAAGGGCCTGACGCCCCGCGAAGCCGTGGAGCAAGCGGCAGCCATTCGCCTGCGTCCGGTATTGATGACCACGGCCGCCATGGTCTTCGGCATGGTGCCGTTGATCATCGCCACTGGCGCGGGAGCCGTCAGCCGCTACGATATCGGGATGGTGATCGCCACGGGCATGTCGATCGGGACACTGTTCACGCTGTTCGTGCTGCCCTGCATCTACACGCTGCTGGCCAAGCCCGACAAACCGTAA
- a CDS encoding lipopolysaccharide kinase InaA family protein, which produces MAVEQASEMEVAPADRFNYFWNQRGEWVEEPNVRRGGESGVQRIRAPHDRLLYAKRQTGHIYRSWLHPFGRPTVLRELDALNGLRSLNVRVPELVFCGAQRDPVHQWRALLVTAALDGFVEIEDWYASGGRERHGEALHERVLQDLAENLARMHKGRWQHSCLYIKHVFVRVTGEGDAARAEVALLDLEKCRQRLTRQQAASHDMKQLRRHSSWGSADWAKLIYFYKKAFGSSIKGL; this is translated from the coding sequence ATGGCAGTTGAACAGGCATCGGAAATGGAAGTCGCTCCTGCAGACCGCTTCAATTATTTCTGGAATCAGCGCGGTGAATGGGTGGAAGAGCCCAACGTGCGGAGAGGCGGGGAAAGTGGCGTACAGCGGATTCGTGCCCCCCATGACCGGCTGCTCTATGCCAAGCGCCAGACAGGGCATATTTACCGTAGCTGGTTGCACCCGTTTGGTCGTCCGACGGTGTTACGTGAGCTTGATGCGCTGAACGGCCTCCGTTCGCTGAATGTTCGAGTGCCTGAGCTGGTGTTCTGTGGCGCCCAGCGTGATCCGGTGCATCAGTGGCGAGCGTTGTTGGTGACTGCCGCACTGGACGGCTTTGTCGAGATTGAAGACTGGTATGCCAGCGGTGGGCGCGAGCGTCATGGTGAGGCGTTGCATGAGCGGGTGCTGCAAGACCTGGCCGAGAACCTGGCGCGGATGCACAAGGGGCGCTGGCAGCATAGCTGCTTGTATATCAAGCATGTTTTTGTGCGCGTGACCGGTGAAGGTGACGCCGCCAGGGCCGAAGTGGCGTTACTCGATCTGGAGAAGTGCCGTCAGCGCCTGACTCGCCAGCAAGCGGCTTCGCATGACATGAAACAGCTGCGCCGCCACTCGTCGTGGGGCTCGGCGGATTGGGCGAAGCTCATCTATTTTTATAAGAAGGCGTTTGGCAGCTCTATCAAAGGTTTGTAG
- a CDS encoding HAMP domain-containing sensor histidine kinase produces MEFKQSLAQRIIIAFALMSALVAGAFAIGIVATVHLVEEKLISAGLGGDLQRLLLMDSMADWSHRPEPDQLFYFSGGPGDFDLPRDLRHLNAGFHEVFREQLSYHALVEIVDGRRYVLLQDQSDFEERERVLFAVVLVGFVLSLALAVFLGWVLARKVMAPVVRLARQVRHRDQLLGLAPPLAPDYAADEVGELAVAFDATLGRLRQALSRERLFTSDVSHELRTPLMVLASSCELLLENPDLDQRSRNQVERIARACEEMRELVQTFLMLARAQREDASMSPQQTLGQVAEDLLGLWREPIEDKGLTLFYEPGNPTDTRYNATFLHAVMGNLLRNALHYTDSGFIRLTILPCGFLVEDSGVGIPEEKREAMFEPFVRGGEKRGDGLGLGLSLVQRICENQGWSVSLSTMEPNGCRFYVELGKPDA; encoded by the coding sequence ATGGAGTTTAAGCAGAGCCTTGCTCAGCGGATCATTATTGCCTTTGCCTTGATGAGTGCGTTGGTGGCGGGGGCATTCGCCATTGGCATCGTGGCGACCGTGCATCTGGTCGAAGAAAAGCTGATTTCAGCAGGCCTGGGTGGCGATTTACAGCGGTTGCTGTTGATGGACAGTATGGCCGACTGGAGTCATCGTCCCGAACCCGATCAGTTGTTCTACTTCAGTGGCGGCCCTGGCGACTTTGACTTGCCCAGGGACCTGCGGCATCTGAATGCGGGCTTTCATGAAGTATTTCGCGAGCAACTGTCATACCACGCGCTCGTCGAGATCGTTGACGGCCGACGTTACGTCCTGCTGCAGGATCAAAGCGATTTCGAAGAGCGCGAGCGAGTGCTGTTTGCCGTGGTACTGGTGGGGTTTGTATTAAGTCTGGCATTGGCGGTGTTCCTCGGCTGGGTGCTCGCGCGCAAGGTCATGGCGCCGGTGGTCCGGCTGGCGCGCCAGGTGCGTCACCGCGATCAACTGCTCGGCCTGGCACCGCCCCTGGCGCCGGACTATGCCGCTGATGAAGTCGGTGAACTGGCCGTCGCCTTCGACGCCACGCTGGGCCGATTGCGCCAGGCGCTGAGTCGCGAACGGCTGTTCACCAGCGACGTCAGTCACGAACTGCGCACCCCGTTGATGGTATTGGCCAGCTCCTGTGAGCTGTTGCTGGAGAACCCGGACCTCGATCAGCGCAGTCGCAACCAGGTCGAGAGGATTGCTCGTGCCTGTGAAGAGATGCGCGAACTGGTCCAGACCTTCCTGATGCTCGCCCGCGCCCAGCGCGAAGATGCCAGCATGTCGCCGCAACAGACCCTGGGGCAGGTGGCCGAGGACTTGCTCGGCCTGTGGCGCGAGCCGATCGAAGACAAGGGTCTCACGCTGTTTTATGAACCCGGCAACCCGACGGATACGCGCTATAACGCGACATTCCTGCACGCGGTCATGGGCAACCTGTTGCGTAATGCCTTGCACTACACCGACAGCGGGTTTATTCGCTTGACCATTCTGCCCTGCGGTTTTCTGGTCGAAGACAGCGGCGTCGGTATTCCCGAAGAGAAGCGTGAAGCGATGTTCGAGCCGTTTGTACGCGGTGGCGAGAAGCGTGGGGACGGGCTTGGGCTGGGCCTGTCGCTGGTGCAGAGAATTTGTGAAAACCAGGGCTGGAGCGTCAGTCTCAGCACCATGGAGCCCAACGGCTGCCGCTTTTATGTCGAGCTGGGCAAGCCGGACGCTTGA